CAAGCCAACCCCAGCCCAGCAATCAGCCATACCCACCCTGAAATTGTGGTGACCAATCCATGCGGGCCAGGAAGGCAAGGCTGGTTAGGGTGCGCCAAATTTCCCTGAAACAACAGGATTTGCAAAGCAAAACGTTCAACATCAACCTCCAATCCGTCTCGGTGGGAGGGGTCCTCTGACATCACCTTCAGGGCAAGCGTTGTCTTCTGGGTTGCGGCCCTCTCCCACCTGCGTGTGGGAGGCACCTGCCGAAACGATTGTGGCCGGTGATGACCCAGGTGAATTGCCGGGCCCCTGGAGATTGATGCTTTTAGGAGACGGCAGTCCAACCCGTCACCTGCGCCTGCTCACAGGACATCCAGTGGCCGTGCAACTGATTGCCATGGCGGAAGAACCCGTGGGACAAGCTTCTCTCGGCTGCCCCCGCGAAGTGCAGGAACTCACCCCTCCCCTCCTCCGCCGTCAGGTTTGGTTGAGTTGTGGAGGGCAAACCTTGGCTTGGGCTGAAAGCTGGTGGAACCAGGACGAAGCCAACCAACACTTGCAAGACCGAAACCTGCCGATCTGGCTCAGCCTCACGCAGGGTCGTTCTGAGCTCTTCCGCGAGGTGGATGGTTTAGCGCTGGTACAAGAACCATGGCTTGAAAAACGGTTTGGCTGCTCTGGACCCTTTTGGAGTCGCCACTACCGTTTTTTCCGTCAAGGACGGGAGCTCACGGTGATTCGTGAAGTGTTCAGCCCTGCCTTGGAAGAATGGCTCGGAACGACCCCGCGCCAACCACTTCATCTTTCTAGATGAAGAAAGCCAGCGTTTTCGCCAAATTTGTGCTTGTCAACTTGCAGCAAATCAGGCGATCGGGATCATGACGCTAGTTGCGATGGTTTCATGACAACGACCCAGTGGCTAACCCTGTCCGACCTCGGACGCCGCTTTGGGCTTTCAGCCAGACATTGCGGCCACGCTCTCGACCATGAGGGATGGCGCGACCACAACGGACATCCAACCCAAGCAGCCATCACAGCCGGTGCCGCTCAGCGCCACAACAGATATCAGCACGGCACCTCAAACCGCTGGAACGTCGAGATCTGCGCCGCTGTGCTTTCCAAGCATGG
This region of Synechococcus sp. WH 8016 genomic DNA includes:
- a CDS encoding chorismate lyase — protein: MWEAPAETIVAGDDPGELPGPWRLMLLGDGSPTRHLRLLTGHPVAVQLIAMAEEPVGQASLGCPREVQELTPPLLRRQVWLSCGGQTLAWAESWWNQDEANQHLQDRNLPIWLSLTQGRSELFREVDGLALVQEPWLEKRFGCSGPFWSRHYRFFRQGRELTVIREVFSPALEEWLGTTPRQPLHLSR